The proteins below come from a single Rhodococcus sp. WMMA185 genomic window:
- a CDS encoding TIGR00266 family protein encodes MKTEISSGPAFAFAEIAIPPGGSVRVEAGAMAMMRGDVSTSTSTRGGFMKGLRRVLGGSSFFVNDFTSQNGGVVGVAGPLPGDLAETSIDAGGALLVQSGCWIASDATVDVDAKWGGSKGFFSGAGLVLLRCSGSGQMLLSSYGAIRSVTLAPGETITLDTGHVVAFDETVQYTVRKAGGWKSTLLGGEGLVTEFAGPGRVWLQTRNTTDLVKWLSARMPSNRGSSRIGGGDD; translated from the coding sequence GTGAAGACAGAGATCAGCAGTGGGCCTGCGTTCGCGTTCGCCGAGATCGCCATTCCGCCAGGAGGATCCGTCAGAGTAGAGGCCGGGGCGATGGCGATGATGCGGGGCGACGTCTCGACCAGTACGTCGACGCGCGGCGGATTCATGAAGGGGCTCCGTCGTGTCCTGGGTGGGTCGAGCTTCTTCGTCAACGACTTCACCAGCCAAAACGGGGGCGTCGTGGGCGTCGCCGGGCCGCTCCCGGGTGATCTGGCCGAGACCAGCATCGACGCCGGGGGCGCGTTGCTGGTTCAGTCCGGTTGCTGGATCGCATCGGACGCGACCGTCGACGTCGATGCGAAGTGGGGCGGCAGCAAGGGGTTCTTCAGCGGTGCGGGTCTCGTGCTGTTGCGGTGCAGCGGCAGTGGACAGATGCTGCTGTCCAGCTACGGCGCCATCCGGTCGGTGACGCTCGCACCGGGGGAGACGATAACGCTCGACACCGGCCACGTCGTAGCGTTCGACGAGACCGTCCAGTACACCGTACGAAAGGCTGGCGGATGGAAGTCGACGCTTCTCGGCGGCGAGGGGCTCGTCACCGAGTTCGCCGGACCGGGGCGCGTCTGGCTGCAGACCCGCAACACGACGGACCTGGTCAAGTGGTTGAGTGCCAGGATGCCGTCGAACCGCGGCAGCAGCAGAATCGGCGGAGGCGACGACTGA
- a CDS encoding glutamate decarboxylase: MSKSHHHHRDRGRDVLAPAYTGRMSIDPFPTLRLPERAADPEATYRFIHDELMLDGSSRLNLATFVTTWMDPEADKLMAETFDKNMIDKDEYPATAAIESRCVSMVADLFHAPDLSPTDPASAVGVSTIGSSEAVMLGGLALKWRWRARREEEGKDTSRPNLVLGSNVQVVWEKFCRYFDVEPKYLPMEKGRYVITPEQVREAVDENTIGVVAIVGTTYTGELEPVADIAESLDELAASGGPDVPIHVDAASGGFVVPFLYPELLWDFRVRRVVSINVSGHKYGLTYPGIGFVVWRGNEHLPEGLVFRVNYLGGDMPTFTLNFSRPGNQVVGQYYNFLRLGRAGYRAIMETLRSTALRVGQRISEIEHFSLISDGSEIPVVTFEIVGDPGFTVFDVSHELRARGWQVPAYTMPADAEDVAVLRIVVREGFSADLGTMVCEAIEAACAELQRKNGGHSTQRHFAH; encoded by the coding sequence ATGAGCAAGAGCCATCATCACCACCGTGATCGTGGACGAGACGTCCTCGCTCCGGCCTACACGGGACGCATGTCGATCGACCCCTTCCCGACGCTGCGACTGCCGGAACGGGCGGCCGATCCAGAGGCAACCTATCGCTTCATCCACGACGAGTTGATGCTCGATGGCAGTTCCCGCCTGAATCTGGCCACGTTCGTCACCACCTGGATGGACCCCGAGGCCGACAAACTTATGGCCGAGACGTTCGACAAGAACATGATCGACAAGGACGAGTATCCGGCCACCGCCGCGATCGAGTCGCGGTGCGTGTCGATGGTGGCCGATCTGTTCCACGCGCCCGATCTGTCGCCCACGGACCCGGCCAGTGCCGTCGGCGTCTCCACCATCGGCTCCAGCGAGGCCGTCATGCTCGGCGGTCTGGCGCTCAAGTGGCGGTGGCGAGCGCGGCGAGAAGAGGAAGGAAAGGACACCTCGCGCCCCAATCTCGTGCTCGGCAGCAACGTCCAAGTGGTGTGGGAGAAGTTCTGCCGGTACTTCGACGTCGAACCCAAGTATCTGCCGATGGAGAAGGGTCGCTACGTGATCACCCCCGAGCAGGTCCGCGAGGCGGTTGACGAAAACACCATCGGAGTGGTCGCGATCGTGGGCACCACCTACACCGGGGAACTCGAGCCGGTGGCCGACATCGCGGAAAGCCTCGACGAACTCGCCGCTTCCGGCGGTCCCGACGTCCCGATCCATGTAGACGCCGCCAGCGGCGGATTCGTCGTTCCGTTCTTATACCCGGAATTGTTGTGGGACTTCAGGGTTCGTCGAGTCGTCTCGATCAACGTCAGCGGGCACAAGTACGGGTTGACCTACCCGGGCATCGGGTTTGTGGTGTGGCGCGGAAACGAACACCTACCCGAGGGGCTGGTGTTCCGGGTCAACTACCTCGGCGGCGACATGCCGACGTTCACCCTGAACTTTTCTCGCCCCGGCAACCAGGTGGTGGGGCAGTATTACAACTTCCTGCGTCTCGGCCGCGCCGGTTACCGGGCAATCATGGAAACCCTGCGCTCCACGGCACTCAGAGTGGGTCAGCGGATCTCCGAGATCGAACACTTCTCCTTGATCAGCGATGGTTCCGAGATTCCGGTAGTGACGTTCGAAATAGTGGGGGACCCCGGATTCACCGTCTTCGACGTGTCACACGAGTTGCGGGCGAGAGGGTGGCAGGTACCCGCCTACACGATGCCCGCCGACGCCGAGGACGTGGCGGTGCTACGCATCGTTGTTCGCGAGGGGTTCAGTGCCGACCTCGGAACGATGGTGTGCGAGGCCATTGAAGCAGCCTGCGCCGAATTGCAACGAAAAAATGGCGGACATTCGACGCAAAGGCACTTCGCTCACTGA
- a CDS encoding arsenate reductase/protein-tyrosine-phosphatase family protein: protein MSDQSFNEVLSAHDHRSQPELLMPEAVLSRTAADLATKYTGVFSPQTVERYVFESYTALRLVAKVHTHLPTLAGRFAADRLTALAQSQGAVPKTAPEVLFVCVHNSGRSQMAAALLAHYALGRVHPRSAGSAPIDAIEPAVIEAMGEFGIDLGSEFPKPLTDDVVAAADIVVSMGCGEACPVYPGKRYLDWATDDPYGQPLEQVRRIRDDIDSKVRDLLGQLVPTTD from the coding sequence ATGTCCGATCAGTCGTTCAACGAGGTACTGAGCGCCCACGATCACCGTTCCCAGCCCGAACTGTTGATGCCGGAGGCGGTGCTGTCCCGGACGGCCGCGGATCTGGCCACCAAGTACACAGGGGTGTTCTCTCCGCAAACAGTCGAGCGGTACGTCTTCGAGTCCTACACCGCGCTGAGGCTGGTCGCGAAGGTCCACACCCACCTGCCGACGCTCGCCGGACGGTTCGCCGCCGATCGGCTCACCGCGCTCGCGCAGTCGCAGGGGGCGGTGCCCAAGACTGCGCCTGAGGTGCTGTTCGTCTGCGTCCACAACTCCGGCCGCTCCCAGATGGCCGCCGCGTTGCTCGCCCACTACGCCCTCGGGCGGGTTCACCCCCGCTCCGCGGGATCGGCACCGATCGATGCCATCGAGCCGGCCGTCATCGAGGCGATGGGTGAGTTCGGGATCGACCTCGGCTCAGAGTTTCCCAAGCCGCTCACCGACGACGTCGTGGCAGCCGCCGACATCGTGGTGTCTATGGGCTGCGGGGAAGCGTGCCCGGTCTACCCCGGCAAGCGCTATCTGGACTGGGCTACCGACGACCCGTATGGACAGCCGCTCGAGCAGGTCCGCCGAATTCGCGACGACATCGATTCCAAGGTGCGCGATCTGCTCGGCCAACTCGTCCCCACCACTGATTGA
- a CDS encoding flavin-containing monooxygenase produces MSPERPARPSETRTAQTTHVDVLIVGAGLSGIGVAARLRREHPQRSLLILESRAASGGTWDLFRYPGIRSDSDVQTYGYDFKPWKGRKALAPAADILSYIRETAREYGIDDRIRYHHKVIRADWSPSDALWTITARIGDSGETATFTASWFFCAAGYYNYDKGYTPEFPGEDRFSGQIVHPQHWPEDLDYVGKRVVVIGSGSTAVTLIPAMADATEHVTMLQRSPTYIIPLPAEDALYGVFRRLLGDERGYRLTRKKNIAQNVWVYKLCRRFPRQARAVIRWLNKRMLPAGFDVDTHFNPRYAPWDQRLCVVPGGDLFKTIRKGKASVVTDTIETFTETGIALTSGKHLDADIIVTATGLDLLALGGVDLSIDGEPVDLTKRLAFKGTMLSDIPNFSFAVGYVNAPWTLKVNLVADFLCRLLTEMDRRGATVAVAENDRPDMPTQPLLDFAAGYIQRSAHLWPQAGTEDPWNLQMDYYRDVVVLRDTPIDDGTLTFSKAEPAPTSPQGDLVEPD; encoded by the coding sequence ATGAGCCCCGAACGCCCCGCAAGACCGTCCGAGACCCGCACGGCCCAGACCACACATGTCGACGTCCTCATCGTCGGAGCCGGGCTGTCCGGGATCGGGGTCGCGGCACGCCTGCGCCGGGAACACCCGCAGCGGTCGTTGCTGATCCTCGAATCCCGCGCGGCCTCAGGCGGCACCTGGGACCTGTTCCGTTACCCGGGCATCCGCTCCGATTCGGATGTGCAGACCTACGGGTACGACTTCAAGCCGTGGAAAGGCCGGAAGGCTCTTGCGCCAGCCGCCGACATCCTCAGCTATATCCGCGAGACTGCTCGCGAGTACGGCATAGATGATCGTATTCGATACCACCACAAGGTAATTCGGGCCGACTGGTCACCCTCGGACGCACTCTGGACAATTACCGCTCGCATCGGCGACAGTGGCGAAACAGCGACGTTCACTGCGAGTTGGTTCTTCTGCGCCGCCGGCTACTACAACTACGACAAGGGCTACACCCCCGAGTTTCCAGGCGAGGACCGGTTCAGCGGACAGATCGTGCATCCCCAGCACTGGCCCGAGGACCTGGACTACGTCGGCAAACGGGTCGTCGTCATCGGGTCAGGCTCGACCGCCGTCACGCTGATCCCCGCAATGGCCGACGCGACCGAACACGTCACGATGCTCCAGCGTTCGCCCACGTACATCATTCCGCTGCCCGCCGAGGATGCGCTCTACGGCGTGTTCCGTCGCCTCCTCGGCGACGAACGCGGGTACCGGCTCACCCGCAAGAAGAACATCGCGCAGAACGTCTGGGTCTACAAGCTGTGCCGCCGCTTCCCGCGGCAGGCACGGGCCGTCATCCGATGGCTCAACAAGCGCATGCTGCCAGCCGGCTTCGACGTCGACACCCACTTCAACCCCCGGTACGCCCCGTGGGATCAGCGCCTGTGCGTCGTCCCGGGCGGTGACCTGTTCAAGACGATCCGTAAGGGAAAGGCCTCGGTGGTCACCGACACAATCGAGACGTTCACCGAGACCGGAATCGCGCTCACCTCCGGCAAGCACCTCGACGCCGACATCATCGTTACTGCGACCGGACTCGACCTGCTGGCGCTCGGCGGCGTCGACCTGAGCATCGACGGTGAACCCGTCGACCTCACGAAACGACTGGCGTTCAAGGGAACGATGCTCTCCGACATCCCGAACTTCTCGTTTGCCGTCGGCTATGTCAACGCCCCTTGGACGCTCAAGGTCAACCTCGTCGCCGACTTCCTGTGCCGGTTGCTGACCGAGATGGATCGCCGCGGCGCTACGGTCGCGGTGGCCGAGAACGACCGGCCCGACATGCCGACCCAGCCGCTGCTCGACTTCGCCGCCGGGTACATCCAGCGGTCCGCGCACCTGTGGCCGCAGGCCGGCACCGAGGATCCGTGGAACTTGCAGATGGACTACTACAGGGACGTCGTCGTGCTGCGAGACACCCCGATCGACGACGGGACTCTGACATTCTCGAAGGCAGAGCCGGCGCCGACGTCACCCCAGGGCGACCTCGTCGAGCCCGACTGA
- a CDS encoding heavy metal translocating P-type ATPase, producing the protein MRSNIQSRWLGRLRRSGEPAFLVVTALALVAGGVAWLGGAHDVADASWIAGTVVAIVPATWWVVDALRHRRVGVDLIAVLSLIGTLLVGEYLAGALIAVMLATGQALDAAAGRRATKDLRSLLDRAPRTARKRIDDGVETVPLESITVGDALVVGGGEVVPVDGWVTSELAVLDESALTGEPLAVSRRRGEAVRSGIVNAGPVFEMQARATAEDSTYAGIVRLAQDAAAESAPVVRVADRIAGWFLPLALAVSGAAWLLSGSATRAVAVLVVATPCPLLLAVPVAIVSGLSRASRLGVVIRNGSSLENLGHATTLVMDKTGTLTTGRPTGAEVLTAPDGDATEVLRLAASADQLSPHVLADAIVQEARIRGLELSLPTEANEEAGTGVTATVDGRRVTVGTLDLPVDAPGWARSAKGRAALDGAAIAWVTVDGVLTGAILLADPVRRDAFRTVRRLRSAGLNRLVMLTGDRRAPAEEIGSALGLDAVYAEQTPAAKVAGVRTERERAVTVMVGDGVNDAPALAAATVGVAMGARGSTATSEAADVVLTTDRLDPLADAMAIARRSRRIAVQSAAVGMGLSLVAMGFAAFGLLPPAAGALLQEGIDVAVILNALRALRGREIRVPVETAAMLHRFSAEHDELRDQLSILRDTAGLLASGDLAATHDALRRVDTFLFDTLLPHEEAEDRELYPALATPLGNPEATATMSRMHAEIDRLARRLRTHLVRADAAGGISEDQIDDLLACLYGLHAVLRLHFVQEEENYFTLAPATDVTPNS; encoded by the coding sequence GTGAGGTCCAACATTCAATCCCGGTGGCTCGGGCGTCTGCGCCGCTCGGGGGAGCCCGCGTTCCTGGTAGTCACAGCCCTGGCGCTCGTGGCCGGCGGGGTCGCGTGGCTCGGCGGCGCGCACGACGTCGCCGACGCCTCCTGGATAGCCGGCACGGTCGTCGCGATCGTGCCCGCTACCTGGTGGGTGGTCGACGCGTTGCGACACCGACGCGTCGGAGTCGACCTCATCGCCGTCCTGTCCCTGATCGGCACGCTCCTGGTCGGGGAGTACCTCGCGGGAGCGCTGATCGCCGTCATGCTGGCAACAGGCCAGGCCCTCGACGCCGCTGCAGGCCGGCGCGCCACCAAAGATCTGCGATCACTGCTCGACCGCGCTCCCCGCACCGCGCGCAAACGGATCGACGACGGCGTGGAAACCGTTCCCCTCGAGAGCATCACCGTCGGCGATGCACTCGTCGTAGGCGGTGGCGAAGTGGTGCCGGTCGACGGCTGGGTCACTTCCGAGTTGGCCGTGCTCGACGAATCCGCCCTCACCGGCGAGCCACTCGCTGTGTCGCGGCGACGCGGTGAGGCGGTGCGCAGCGGCATCGTCAATGCCGGTCCGGTCTTCGAGATGCAGGCCCGCGCCACCGCGGAGGACAGTACTTACGCCGGTATCGTGCGACTGGCGCAGGACGCCGCGGCCGAGAGCGCTCCCGTCGTGCGGGTCGCAGACCGCATCGCCGGCTGGTTCCTGCCGCTCGCACTAGCGGTGTCCGGTGCCGCTTGGCTTCTCAGCGGTTCGGCGACCCGCGCGGTGGCCGTGCTCGTCGTCGCCACGCCGTGCCCACTGCTGCTCGCCGTCCCCGTGGCGATCGTGTCGGGGCTCTCCCGCGCATCCCGCCTCGGTGTCGTCATCCGCAACGGTAGTTCTCTCGAGAATCTCGGACACGCAACAACATTGGTGATGGACAAGACCGGTACCCTCACCACCGGCCGACCCACCGGTGCCGAGGTACTCACCGCCCCCGACGGCGATGCCACCGAGGTGTTGCGGCTGGCCGCGTCGGCCGATCAACTCTCCCCGCACGTGCTCGCCGACGCCATAGTGCAGGAAGCGAGGATCCGGGGACTCGAGCTGTCGCTGCCCACCGAGGCGAACGAGGAAGCAGGAACCGGCGTCACCGCCACCGTCGACGGCCGAAGGGTCACCGTCGGCACCCTGGATCTGCCCGTCGACGCACCGGGGTGGGCGCGGTCCGCAAAGGGGCGAGCCGCACTCGACGGCGCCGCGATCGCCTGGGTCACCGTCGACGGTGTGCTCACCGGTGCGATCTTGTTGGCCGATCCGGTGCGCCGTGACGCGTTCCGAACCGTTCGCCGCCTCCGCTCGGCCGGGCTGAACCGGCTGGTCATGCTCACTGGCGACCGGCGCGCGCCCGCCGAAGAGATCGGGTCTGCCCTCGGTCTCGACGCTGTGTACGCCGAGCAGACCCCGGCCGCCAAGGTGGCCGGCGTGCGTACCGAGCGCGAGCGTGCTGTCACGGTGATGGTCGGCGACGGCGTCAACGACGCACCCGCGCTCGCGGCCGCGACCGTCGGCGTCGCAATGGGCGCCCGGGGGTCGACGGCGACCTCCGAGGCGGCGGACGTCGTTCTCACGACCGACCGCCTCGACCCCCTGGCGGATGCGATGGCGATCGCCCGCCGCTCGCGCCGCATCGCCGTGCAGAGCGCGGCCGTCGGGATGGGACTGTCGTTGGTGGCCATGGGCTTTGCCGCGTTCGGATTGCTGCCGCCCGCGGCCGGCGCACTGCTGCAGGAGGGGATCGACGTCGCGGTGATCCTCAACGCGCTGCGCGCCCTGCGCGGTCGGGAGATTCGGGTGCCGGTGGAAACCGCCGCGATGTTGCATCGGTTCTCCGCCGAACACGACGAACTACGGGACCAGCTCTCGATCCTGCGCGACACTGCGGGGCTTCTTGCATCCGGTGACCTCGCTGCGACGCACGATGCCCTGCGCCGCGTCGATACTTTCCTCTTCGACACCCTCCTACCGCATGAGGAGGCCGAGGACCGCGAACTCTATCCAGCGCTGGCGACGCCGCTCGGCAACCCGGAGGCCACGGCGACGATGAGCAGGATGCACGCCGAGATCGACCGACTCGCCCGGCGCCTGCGCACCCACCTCGTGCGCGCCGACGCGGCCGGCGGGATCTCCGAGGACCAGATCGACGACCTGCTGGCGTGCCTGTACGGCCTGCACGCGGTGCTGCGTCTGCACTTCGTGCAGGAGGAGGAGAACTACTTCACCCTCGCGCCCGCAACTGATGTCACGCCGAACAGCTGA
- a CDS encoding ABC transporter ATP-binding protein, producing the protein MTTAIPGSFAAPIEVRGLSKIFKNVQAVSDLSFSVPQGSITGLLGPNGSGKTTTLRMILGLVRPTSGTSTVMGLPIIELADPARTVGAVLGSQGLHPGRTALDHLTVYAAAIGVPQARALEVLSVVGLADAARRKAREFSPGMRQRLALATALLGDPQILVLDEPANGLDPDSVAWLREFLQGFAASGRTALISGHNVREVEQAVDDLVIVSRGVLVYQGRMDELRKSQQSRLLVACSNPPALAMALAANGVADTRSMADGRLAVAGAGEDLVRTVADRTGVAIFGTVGDQIDLEQLFLSMTAGHYVAGASAAAPSGYGPPQMHAPQAYPPQPWHGPPAYTPPPGHAPPHHGPHHQGPMPGGPR; encoded by the coding sequence TTGACCACTGCAATCCCGGGAAGTTTCGCGGCACCGATCGAGGTGCGCGGGCTGTCGAAGATTTTCAAGAACGTTCAGGCGGTCTCCGATCTGAGCTTCTCGGTGCCTCAGGGCTCGATTACAGGGTTGCTCGGCCCCAACGGTTCCGGCAAGACCACGACGCTGCGGATGATCCTGGGGCTGGTCCGGCCGACGTCGGGAACGTCCACCGTGATGGGACTGCCGATTATCGAGCTCGCCGATCCCGCCCGAACCGTCGGCGCCGTCCTCGGCTCTCAGGGCCTGCATCCGGGCCGCACCGCCCTCGACCACCTGACCGTGTACGCGGCCGCGATTGGCGTTCCTCAGGCACGGGCACTAGAGGTGCTCTCGGTCGTCGGCCTTGCGGACGCGGCGCGGCGAAAGGCAAGGGAATTCTCCCCGGGCATGCGGCAGCGACTCGCCCTGGCGACTGCTCTGCTCGGCGATCCGCAGATCCTCGTCCTCGACGAACCGGCCAATGGGCTCGACCCCGACTCGGTCGCCTGGCTTCGCGAATTCCTTCAGGGTTTCGCCGCATCCGGACGCACCGCCTTGATCTCGGGCCACAACGTGCGGGAAGTAGAACAGGCCGTAGACGACCTCGTGATCGTCAGCCGCGGCGTACTCGTGTACCAGGGGCGCATGGACGAGCTGCGCAAGTCGCAGCAGAGCCGCCTGCTGGTCGCATGCTCCAACCCGCCCGCGCTGGCGATGGCACTGGCTGCGAACGGCGTGGCCGATACTCGGTCGATGGCGGACGGGCGGCTGGCGGTCGCCGGTGCCGGTGAGGATCTCGTCCGGACGGTCGCCGACCGAACCGGCGTTGCGATCTTCGGCACCGTCGGTGATCAGATCGATCTCGAGCAACTGTTCCTCTCGATGACCGCAGGCCACTACGTGGCCGGGGCGAGCGCGGCTGCGCCATCGGGTTACGGCCCCCCTCAGATGCACGCACCCCAGGCTTACCCACCGCAGCCTTGGCATGGCCCGCCGGCATACACGCCACCGCCCGGCCACGCCCCACCCCACCACGGCCCACACCACCAGGGCCCAATGCCCGGAGGTCCGCGATGA
- a CDS encoding ABC transporter permease: MTALLTAEFRKVTTLRFWWMLGLAPLIVGMFGGAITLPATGAFANELETDSLHPNTAAALLGLGVALALTVLFAALFGAINVGTEFRYKTLTTTFLTARGRDGVIGAKLAVTAAFGFLYGLVVAVASVALLLTFGGESFEMSGTLLAMLSVALVSAALWALIGGSVSMLTGSSVWACVILLAWYIVGEVALRSILSGVELGSIGGFLPVSATLGTIANAAAGNELDALPLWPAAPLTLLLWTVAFVAGGWALTRQRDIN; encoded by the coding sequence ATGACAGCACTGCTTACTGCGGAGTTCCGCAAAGTCACCACACTGAGATTCTGGTGGATGCTCGGTCTCGCACCTCTGATCGTCGGAATGTTCGGGGGCGCGATCACGCTTCCCGCGACGGGCGCGTTCGCGAACGAATTGGAGACCGATTCGCTCCACCCCAACACCGCTGCGGCCCTCCTCGGGCTGGGGGTCGCACTCGCCCTCACCGTGCTGTTCGCAGCGCTCTTCGGGGCGATAAACGTGGGAACGGAGTTCCGCTACAAGACGCTGACCACCACGTTCCTCACGGCACGCGGTCGGGACGGTGTCATCGGAGCCAAGCTAGCCGTCACCGCGGCGTTCGGGTTCCTATACGGCCTCGTCGTGGCGGTGGCCAGCGTCGCCCTGCTACTGACGTTCGGGGGCGAGAGCTTCGAAATGAGCGGAACCCTGCTGGCCATGCTGAGCGTTGCTCTGGTCAGTGCAGCGCTGTGGGCACTTATCGGCGGCAGCGTCTCGATGCTCACCGGCTCTTCCGTGTGGGCCTGCGTCATCCTCTTGGCCTGGTACATCGTCGGCGAAGTGGCCCTCCGATCGATTCTCAGCGGAGTCGAGCTCGGTTCGATCGGAGGATTCCTCCCGGTGTCGGCCACACTCGGCACGATCGCCAATGCTGCTGCGGGCAACGAACTCGACGCGCTGCCTCTCTGGCCGGCCGCACCCCTCACGCTTCTGCTCTGGACCGTGGCCTTCGTCGCGGGCGGTTGGGCGCTCACCCGGCAACGCGACATCAACTGA
- a CDS encoding arsenate reductase ArsC — MSTTPKVLFVCVHNAGRSQMAAGFLSALAGDRIEVRSAGSAPAGQVNPAAVEAMAEVGIDISAENPKVLTVDAVLASDVVITMGCGDTCPVFPGKSYRDWVLDDPAGQGIDAVRPIRDQIKVKVEALIAELTSQTAAH; from the coding sequence ATGTCCACCACACCGAAGGTGCTGTTCGTCTGCGTCCACAACGCGGGCCGTTCTCAGATGGCCGCCGGGTTCCTCTCCGCGCTCGCCGGGGATCGAATCGAGGTACGATCCGCCGGGTCCGCGCCGGCAGGCCAGGTTAACCCGGCCGCGGTCGAGGCGATGGCTGAGGTCGGCATCGACATCTCCGCGGAGAATCCGAAGGTTCTCACCGTCGACGCGGTGTTGGCTTCCGACGTGGTGATCACCATGGGCTGCGGCGACACTTGCCCGGTCTTCCCCGGTAAGAGCTACCGCGACTGGGTGCTCGATGATCCGGCGGGCCAGGGAATCGATGCGGTCCGTCCGATCCGCGACCAGATCAAGGTCAAGGTAGAGGCGTTGATCGCCGAGTTGACTTCGCAGACCGCCGCCCACTGA
- a CDS encoding alkaline phosphatase D family protein: MVLAGVGLVAATAGRASAESAVPGFVHGVASGDPLPDRVIIWTRATPSADALPGSGVGQKILVSWQVAADPAFVNVVRSGVADTGPDTDHTVKVDVTGLRAGTEYFYRFTAFGQTSPTGRTRTAPPADSDVERIRFGDVSCSNWEAGYFASYRHLADRDDLDAIVHLGDYLYEYGRNVFGARNGSVRLHDPEHEIVSLADYRIRHAQYKTDPDLMGLHAKVPFIATWDDHESADNAYVGGADNHDPATEGDWGARKAASMQAYFEWMPVRVGGTVGDAALYRRFRFGNLAELSMLDLRTYRDKQATTGAGWRNIDSSDRSITGRAQMDWLTSGIVTSPAQWKIVGNSVMISPVMLPPLDPRTMGAITDTVGLPDAGIPYNTDQWDGYSADRRRLFDAIAANGVRNTVFLTGDIHTSWACDLPLNAGDYPGAGTVGTELVVPSVTSVNIDDILGVPPRTATVAVEAAIKSINRHIRYVELDSHGYGVFEVNKQGAQMDWFYISDPKDPRATVRHAMSYRVADGTAHAHPVATPLPR, encoded by the coding sequence ATGGTTCTGGCTGGAGTGGGGTTGGTTGCCGCGACAGCGGGACGGGCCTCGGCCGAGTCTGCGGTGCCGGGGTTCGTTCACGGTGTCGCGTCCGGTGATCCCCTCCCTGACCGGGTGATCATCTGGACCCGGGCCACCCCCTCTGCCGACGCGCTACCGGGGTCGGGCGTGGGGCAGAAGATTTTGGTGTCTTGGCAGGTGGCGGCCGATCCGGCCTTCGTGAACGTCGTGCGCAGCGGCGTGGCGGACACCGGCCCGGACACCGACCACACGGTGAAGGTCGACGTCACCGGCCTGCGCGCGGGCACCGAGTACTTCTACCGGTTCACAGCGTTCGGACAGACGTCTCCGACAGGACGCACCCGCACCGCACCCCCGGCCGACTCGGACGTCGAGCGCATACGGTTCGGTGACGTCTCGTGCTCGAACTGGGAGGCCGGCTATTTCGCGTCGTACCGCCACCTCGCCGATCGCGACGACCTCGACGCGATCGTCCATCTCGGCGACTACCTCTACGAATACGGCCGCAACGTCTTCGGCGCGCGGAACGGTTCTGTCCGACTGCACGATCCGGAGCACGAGATCGTCTCGCTTGCCGACTACCGGATCCGGCACGCGCAGTACAAGACAGACCCGGATCTCATGGGGTTGCACGCCAAGGTGCCGTTCATCGCCACATGGGACGACCACGAGTCTGCCGACAACGCGTACGTCGGCGGCGCCGACAACCACGATCCGGCCACGGAGGGGGATTGGGGCGCGCGCAAGGCTGCTTCGATGCAGGCCTACTTCGAGTGGATGCCGGTGCGCGTGGGTGGCACTGTCGGCGACGCCGCGCTCTACCGCCGGTTCCGGTTCGGGAACCTCGCCGAACTGTCCATGCTCGACCTGCGCACCTACCGCGACAAGCAGGCGACGACGGGCGCCGGGTGGCGCAATATCGACTCCTCCGACAGGTCGATCACCGGACGTGCGCAGATGGATTGGCTGACCAGCGGAATCGTCACATCGCCCGCGCAGTGGAAGATCGTCGGCAACTCGGTGATGATCTCGCCGGTCATGCTCCCGCCGCTCGACCCCCGCACGATGGGAGCGATCACCGACACGGTCGGGTTACCCGACGCCGGAATCCCCTACAACACCGATCAGTGGGACGGCTACAGCGCCGACCGCCGCAGACTCTTCGATGCCATCGCCGCAAACGGGGTCCGCAACACCGTCTTCCTCACCGGTGACATCCATACCTCCTGGGCGTGCGACCTGCCGCTGAACGCTGGGGACTACCCGGGCGCCGGCACCGTCGGCACCGAGCTGGTGGTGCCGTCGGTGACCTCGGTCAATATCGACGACATACTCGGCGTTCCTCCGCGGACCGCCACCGTCGCAGTCGAGGCGGCGATCAAATCGATCAACCGCCACATACGCTACGTCGAACTCGACTCTCACGGCTACGGTGTGTTTGAGGTGAACAAGCAAGGGGCGCAGATGGACTGGTTCTACATCAGCGACCCCAAGGATCCGCGCGCCACGGTTCGGCACGCGATGAGCTACCGGGTCGCCGACGGCACCGCGCACGCTCACCCGGTTGCGACCCCGCTTCCGCGCTAG